In Cupriavidus sp. EM10, the genomic window TCCTTGCCAGCAGGCGCGCCGTAGCCGAACACCAGGTCGGCGGCTTCCAGGCTGGCGGGCAGCTGGGCAGCCATCACGCCAAGCTTCATCGTGTTGGAACGCGGCTCCAGCACGGCCAGGATGCGGGCGTTGCCCACGCGGCGGCGCAGGCCGTCGAGCGTGGTCTGAATGGCGGTGGGGTGATGCGCGAAATCGTCGTAGACCGTCACGCCGTTGGCCACGCCGCGCACTTCCATGCGGCGCTTGACGTTGGCAAAGCGGCCCAGCGATTCGATGGCCTGGGCCGGCGGCACGCCCACATGGCGCGCGGCGGCAATCGCGGCAATCGCGTTCATGCGGTTGTGCGTGCCCTGCAGGTCCCAGACCACCGTACCCTGCAATTCCTCGCGGAAATACACGTCGAAGGCGTCCTTGCCGGCCGGCGCGGGCGTACGGGCATCGCCTTCGCGCCAGTCGCCCATGCCGAACTGTTCCACTTCGCTCCAGCAGCCGCGCTCCAGCACGCGGGCCAGCGCGGGCTCGTTGCCATTGACGATCAGTCGGCCCTGCCCCGGCACCGTGCGCACCAGATGATGGAATTGGGTCTCGATGGCCGCAAGATCCGGGAAGATATCGGCGTGATCGTATTCCAGGTTATTCAGGATTGCGGTGCGCGGGCGGTAGTGCACGAACTTGCTGCGCTTGTCGAAGAAGGCGGTGTCGTATTCGTCGGCTTCGATGACAAAGAAGTCGGATTCGGTCAGGCGGGCCGAGATGCCGAAGTTCTGCGGCACGCCGCCCACCAGGAAACCCGGGTTGTAGCCGGCATCCTCGAGCAGCCACGACAGCATCGACGTGGTGGTGGTCTTGCCATGCGTGCCGGCCACGGCCAGGGTCCACTTGCCGTTCAGCACATGCTCGCCCAGCCATTGCGGGCCCGACGTGTACGGCAGGTTGCGGTCCAGGATGGCTTCCATCAGCGGATTGCCACGGGACACCACGTTGCCGATCACGTACAGGTCAGGGCTCAGCGAAATCTGCGCCGGATCGAATCCTTCGATCAGGTCGATGCCCTGGGCTTCGAGCTGGGTGCTCATCGGCGGATAGACATTGGCGTCGCAGCCGGTCACGCGGTGACCCGCCTGTCGCGCCAGGACCGCAAGGCCACCCATGAACGTACCGCAGATGCCTAGGATATGAATATGCATGGGAGCTTCGGGAATGCGTGAGGCCGCGGCGGCCGGGCCGCGCGGCACTGGAAGAAGGCTCTGATTGTACCTGCATGCGCCGGGTTCCCCGGCCGCTCCCCATGCCACAGGCATCGTTGATCGGCCATGCGGGTATCATCGACACCATGTCCAGACGTACCCCACCGACCCCGCCCGCCTGCGTGAGGAAATCGCCCAGGCCGCCGCGCGGATGATCGCCGAAGATGGCGCCGATTACGCCACCGCCAAGCGCAAGGCCGCCCGCCAGCTGCTGGGCGACGCGCGCGTGGCCGGCGAATGGCTGCCCGACAACGACATGATCGAGGAAGAGGTGCGCGCCTACCAGGCGCTGTTCCATGGCGAGGACCAGCCGCGCATCGTGGCCCTGCTGCGCCAGCTGGCGCTGCTGGCCATGGACGACCTGGCCCCGTTCCGGCCGTATCTGGCCGGTGCCGTGCTCAATGGCACGGCTACCGAGCATTCCGACGTCTATATACAGTGCTTCTGCGATAGCCCGAAGGACGTGGCGCTGCATCTGCTCAACGCCGGCGTGGATTTCGAGACCAGCGAGAGCCGGCATTTCGCCGGGCGGGCCGATGTGGAAACCCTGAGCTTCCTGTGGCGCGGCCAGTGGCCGGCCCTGCGCGAGGCACGCCAGCTGGCTGGCGAGGTCCGGGCACTGCTGGGTTCGCCGGTGGGCATCCATATCGCGCTGTATGATGCCGACGACGAACGCGGCGCGGCGCGCGCCGACGCCAGCGGCCGCGTTGCCCGTGCCGATATCAATGCCGTGCGCGCACTGGTCGGCGAAACCTCCGGTGGCCACTGACCCTCGGACGGATTTTTGCCCTATCTATATAGAACTGTCACAAACGTCACCTGAACATGACCGCATCGACACCTGGCTCCGCCCCCGCTCCCCGCTCCTCCCTGGTTATCTGGATCGTCGTCGCCATCATGGCTGCGGCGGCCGGCGTGCTGGTGGCGAATTTTGCGCTGGCACCCAAACAGGCATCGGATCAGGCAGTGGAATCGCTATTCCAGGCAAAAATGCCCGATCCGTCGGGAACGGAACTGGATCTGTCGAAATTCCGCGGCAAAACACTGGTGGTCAACTTCTGGGCGCCGTGGTGCGGGCCCTGCGTGGAAGAAATGCCGGAACTGACCGCGCTGCACGGCGAATACGCCCAGCGCAATGTCGAATTCATCGGCATCGGCATCGATTCCGCCAGCAACATCCAGGAATTTCTGAAGAAAGTGCCAGTCAAGTATCCATTGGCCGTGGCTGGCTTCACAGGCACCGAGCTGGCCAAGAGCTTCGGAAATGCGCAAGGCGGCCTGCCCTACACCGTGGTCATCACGCCCGAGGGCGGCGTGAAGTACCGCAAGATGGGCCGGGTGCATGCCGACGAACTGCGCAAGGAACTGCCGGGCGCCTAGGCTCGCTGTCTCTCATAAGGCCCAAGTCGCGGCGATCGGCGCCGATCTCCGCGCAACCATCATCGAACCGGTAGCGAACGTGCGGACAAACCCGCATGCATCAGCATTTTGTGTTCCTTGATGCACTTTAGCGCTCGGAAATGTCTTAAAGGCGACTTTGGGCCTTGTATCGCGTGCTAGACAAATCCCTCTAAGCTACGGTAATCTCCGCGCAATTTCGTTGAACTGGTCGAGCCGCCGTGTCTTCTTCCCCTGCCGTCAGCCGCTCCGCCCGTTACCGGAAAGTGCTGGTTCTGCATGGTCCGAACCTGAACTTGCTGGGCACGCGCGAGCCGCAGACCTATGGACATACCACGCTGGCCGATATCAACGACGCGCTGGCAAAACGCGCGGCGTCCGCGGGTATCGGGCTGGATACGTTCCAGTCCAACCATGAGGGCGCGCTGGTGGATCGCGTTCATGCCGCGCGCGGCGAAGGGGTGGACCTCGTCATCATCAATCCCGCGGCGTTCACGCACACCAGCGTGGCGCTGCGCGATGCGCTGGCTGGCGTGGCAATTCCCTTTGTCGAGGTTCACCTGTCCAACGTGCACCGCCGCGAGCCGTTCCGCCATCACTCGTATTTTTCCGATCAGGCGATCGGGGTGATCTGCGGCCTCGGCTGGCAGGGGTACCTGCTGGCGCTGGAATACGCGCTGGCGCAGGAACAGGACAGCTAGCACCGCACCGCATCTGTTAGCGCGAGACAACCGCGGCCTGGCACGATTCTTTCGTGGCAGGCCAAATCAATGACTGACCGCCGCCGTCCCCTTCGCTGACATGAAGGTGACCGGACAACCCGATTCTGGAGGATAAGAAGATGGACCTGCGCAAGCTGAAGACGCTGATCGACCTGGTGGCCGAATCCGGCATTTCGGAGCTCGAAGTGACCGAGGGCGACGGCAAGGTTCGCATCGTCAAGCAACCTCCGCAGGTGCTGGCGCCGGTTGCCATGCCCCAGTTCCAGGCCATGCCGGCCGCCGCTGCCGCCCCGATGGCCGGCGCCGCCGCCCCGGCTGCCGCCGCCGAAGCCGCTCCGCAACTGCCGGCCGGCCACGTGGTGACGTCGCCGATGGTCGGCACGTTCTACCGCGCGCCGTCTCCGGGCGCCGCGCCGTTCGTGAACGTGGGTGACACCGTCAAGGAAGGCCAGACCGTCTGCATCATCGAAGCCATGAAGCTGCTCAACGAGATCGAGTGCGACAAGGCTGGCGTGATCAAGGAAATCCTCGTCGAAAACGGCCAGGCCGTGGAATACGGCCAGCCGCTGTTCGTGATCGGCTAAGCCGTCAGCCGGCTGACGCGGCAGGCGGGCCCGTGGCCCCTGCCGCATGCGTTGTCCCGGCGCGCCTCCCAAGGCGTGCGCGGGCCCGCCCCTGTTCTCGCAGAGAGAGACCATGTTTGAAAAAATTCTGATCGCGAACCGCGGCGAAATCGCCCTTCGCATCCAGCGCGCCTGCCGCGAGCTGGGCATCAAGACCGTGGTGGTGTACTCGGAAGCCGACAAGGAAGCCAAGTACGTCAAGCTGGCCGACGAAGCCGTGTGTATCGGCCCGGCTCCGTCGCCGCTGTCCTACCTGAACATGCCGGCCATCATCTCGGCCGCCGAAGTCACCGACGCCCAGGCGATCCACCCGGGTTACGGCTTCCTGTCGGAAAACGCCGACTTTGCCGAGCGCGTGGAGAAGTCCGGCTTCGTGTTCATCGGCCCGACGTCCGACAGCATCCGCCTGATGGGCGACAAGGTGTCGGCCAAGCAGGCCATGATCAAGTCCGGCGTGCCGTGCGTGCCGGGCTCTGAAGGCGCCCTGCCCGACGATCCCAAGGAAATCCTGGCCACCGCGCGCCGCGTGGGCTACCCGGTGATCATCAAGGCCGCCGGCGGCGGCGGTGGCCGCGGCATGCGCGTGGTGCATACCGAGGCCGCGCTGATCAACGCCGTCAACATGACGCGCGAGGAAGCGGGCCGTGCCTTCGGCAACCCCGAGGTCTACATGGAGAAGTTCCTCGAGAACCCGCGCCATGTGGAAATCCAGATCCTGGCCGACCAGCACAAGCAGGCCATCTGGCTGGGCGAACGCGACTGCTCGATGCAGCGCCGCCACCAGAAGGTGATCGAGGAAGCGCCGGCACCGCACATCCCGCGCCGCCTGATCGAACGCATCGGCGACCGCTGCGCCGAGGCCTGCAAGAAGATCGGCTACCGTGGCGCCGGCACGTTCGAATTCCTGTACGAAAACAACGAGTTCTACTTCATCGAGATGAACACGCGCGTGCAGGTGGAGCACCCGGTCACCGAGATGATCACGGGTATCGACATCGTGCAGGAACAGATCCGCATTGCCTACGGCGAGAAGCTGCGCTTCCGCCAGAAGGACGTGGAACTGCGCGGCCACGCGCTGGAATGCCGTATCAACGCCGAGGACCCGTTCAAGTTCACGCCGTCGCCGGGCCGCATCACCGCCTGGCACATGCCCGGCGGCCCCGGTGTCCGCGTCGACTCGCACGCGTATGATGGCTACTTCGTGCCGCCCAACTACGACTCGATGATCGGCAAGATCATCACGTACGGCGCCACGCGCGACCAGGCCATCGCCCGCATGCGCATCGCCCTGTCGGAGATGGTGGTGGACGGCATCCTGACCAACGTGCCCCTGCACCGCGAACTGATGCTCGACGCCAACTTCGTGGAAGGTGGCACCAGCATTCACTATCTTGAACACCGCCTGGCCCAGAAGGCCAACGCCCAGGGCGAGAAACCCTGAGGCGGGGCCTGACCGGCCGGCATTGCAGTCAAAAGGAACCCCGTGGCATTCCAGGAATGTGTGATCGAAATTGCGCAGGATCAGGCTGAAGCCTGGTCCGACGCATTGTTCGACCTCGGCGCGCTGTCGGTATCGGTGGAAGACGCCGACGCCGATACGCCCGACGAGCAACCGCTCTTTGGAGAGCCCGGGCTGGAGCCGACGCGGCTGGCGTGGAACCGCTCGCGCGTGGTGGCACTCTTCGACGAAGAGACCGACCCCGCGCTGGTGGTGACCGCCGCCGCGAACGCGCTCAAGGTCGATCCCGTACCGCAGTTCGTGCTGCGCTCGGTGGAAGACCAGGACTGGGTGCGCCTGACCCAGTCGCAATTCGAACCGATCCGCGTGGGCGAGAAGATCTGGGTCGTGCCGTCCTGGCACGATGCGCCGGAGCCCGACGCGGTGATCCTGGAACTCGACCCGGGCCTGGCCTTCGGCACGGGCAGCCATCCGACCACGCGCCTGTGCATGCAATGGCTGGAGCAGAACGTCCAGCCGGGCGAGACCGTGCTGGACTACGGCTGCGGCTCGGGCATCCTGGCCATCGTGGCGAAGAAACTCGGCGCGGGCGAGACGATCGGCATCGATATCGATCCGAACGCGGTGGAGGCGTCACGCTACAACGCCGAACGCAATCGCGTGGAAGCCAGCTTCGCGCTGCCGGAGTCGGTATCCGAAGCCACGTATGACCTGGTGGTGGCCAACATTCTTTCCAATCCGCTCAAAGTGATGGCCGCGATGCTGTCGGCACGGGTGCGCCCCGGCGGCCGGCTGGTGCTGTCCGGCGTGCTGGAACGGCAGGCCGACGAAGTGGCCGCCGCCTACGCGCCGTGGCTGGCCATGTCGGTCTGGCGCAGCGAGGAAGGCTGGGTCTGCCTGCACGGCACGCGCCCGTTGACCGCCAACCGTTCCTGACCCGTCACCATGGCCGCCGCCAAGCTCGTCACGCGCTGCCCGGCCTGCCGTACCGCGTTCCGGCTTGTTGCGGACCAGCTGCGGCTGCGCCAGGGCCTGGTCCGCTGCGGACAGTGCGACACCGTCTTCGATGCCCGCGAGCACCTGATCGAGGTGCCCGCTCCGGCGGCGGCTTCGACTGCTTCGTCCACTTCGTCCACGACACCCGCGTCGACGGCGCCAGCCGTGTCGATGGCCGCCGCGCTGGCCCATGCCGAGCAGACGCAGGCAACGGCCCGGGCGCGCGAAGACGACGCCCCGTTCCAGCCGGGTTTTGATCCGGGCTACGAAGTCCCCGCACTCGATTCGCCGACGACGATGATGTCGGAGCCGCCGGCCGATGAAGAGGCGCCGGTGCAGGAACCGGCCGAGGCAGCCGAATCGGTTGCCGATGGCGACGCAGTCAGCCCTGAAATCGTCCCCGATCCCGAACCCGAAGCCGAAGCCGAACCCGAAGCCAACGTCTCACCCGAGGCCACCGATGCGGCGATCTTCGCTGCGGAGGCCACGGAAGCACCGGAAGCCGACCTGCGGCCGGAGTCCGAAGCATCTGCATCGGCATCGGCATCGGCACCGGCATCGGCCGACATCGCGCCCGAAGCGGAAGTCCCACTGACCGAACCGCCCGCGCCCTGGCCGATGCTCGACCATTCGGCATTCGACGACGAGCCGGTGCTCGCGCCGTCGCCGGCGCCGCACTCGTCGCTGGCGCCCGCAGCGGCCTTCGCACCAAAGAATCCGTCGGGCATGCCGCCGTACGGCGCGTACAGCGCCAAGGCCAGCTGGCCGCCGCTGCGCCCCGCCGATGCACCGCCGAGCCGGCCCATGGCGGCGGAAGCGACAGAAGTAGCGGAAGCGACGGAAACGCCCGAACCCGCTGCAGCGGCATCGGAAACGCTTGATTCCGGGCTGCCGCAGGCAGTCGGTACAGACGCGGACGATGCAGGCGCGGAAGTGGCCGCCGAAGCCACCGATGCATCGGCCCATGCGTCCGACGTGACCCAGGTGTCGGCCGACGCATTGCCCACGCCCGAACCGTTCCCGCAGGCCGATCCGGTGCCCAGCGCCAGCGGCTTCCTGCGCGCCGAAGACCCGGCCGATCCCGAGGCCGAAGCCTGGGCCGCGCAGGCCAGGGATGTCATCGAACACGACCTCGGCGTCACGTTGCGCGACGGCACGCCTGATGCCGTGGCGCGCGAGACCACCACGCGCCACTGGCTGAACCAGGGGGCATCCGCATCGGCGGCGGCTTCGTCCAGCACGTCGGCAAGCGGGCCCGTCTTCGCGCCCGATTTCCTGCGCCATACGCGCGAACGCGAGCAGGCGCGCGCGACCGGCAAGAAGGCGTCGATGCCCGGCAGCCGGCGCACATGGCTGCGCGCGGGGGCCGTGGTGCTGGGGCTCGGCATGCTCGTGCAGGGCGTCTATCTGGCCCGCAGCCAGATCGCTGGCAGCATGCCGGTGCTGCGTCCGGTACTTGAGGCGGCCTGCGCGCCGCTGGGCTGCGACGTGCCGCCGTGGCGCGATCTCGATGCGCTGCGCATCGACAGTTCGCAACTGCAGAAGCAGGACGAGGCCACCGATGTCTACCTGCTGGCCGTGACCCTGCGCAACCAGGGCCGGGCCACCACGGCGCTGCCGGCGATCGAGCTCGTCATGACCGATTTGCAGGACCAGCTGCTGCTGCGCCGCGTGCTGCCGCCAGGCGAGTACCTGGAGCCCGCCCAGCGCGCCTTTGCCACCACGGGCCTGCGCGCCGGCAGCGAGCTGCCGGTTCGGGTACGATTCCGGACACAGCAGGCGGCTGCCAATTACCGCGTGCTGATCTTCTACCCCTGAATTCCTTCGCCCCCCTCGCCACGCCGGCCGGCAATGCACCGGGCCGGCGGGCCGTACTTTCTGACAGGAGCAACCATGAGCAATGTGACCCTTGGCGGCAACGCCATCGAAGTTGGCGGCAAGTTTCCCCACGCTGGCGACAAGGCCCCCGCCTTCTCGCTGGTCGGCAAAGACCTGAAGGACGTGACGCTGGCGGACTTCGCGGGCAAGCGCAAGGTGCTGAACATCGTCCCGAGCCTGGACACGCCCGTCTGCCAGGCCTCGGCACGCAAGTTCAACGAAGCCGCCAGCAGCCTGGACAACACCGTGGTCCTGACCATCTCGGCCGACCTGCCGTTCGCCATGGGCCGCTTTTGCACGGCCGAAGGCCTGGCCAACGTGGTGACGCTGTCGACGATGCGCGGCGCCGACTTCAAGAACGCCTATGGCGTCGACATCAAGAGCGGCCCGCTGGCCGGCGTCTGCGCGCGTGCCGTGGTGGTCGTCGACGAGAACGATGCCGTGAAGTACAGCGAGCTGGTGCCTGAAATCAAGCAGGAACCGAATTACGACGCTGCTCTCGCTGCACTGAAATAATCTGTGCGGTAGAACACAATCTGCGTAGCGCTTCCGCCCGTCATGCACGGGCGGAATTATTTAACGTATCTGTTGCGGCCCGTCGCCGGGCCATTTGGAGAAGAGATGTCCAGCCTGATCTGCGGTTCCGTCGCCTACGACACCATCATGACGTTCGACGGGCGATTCCGTGAACACATCCTTCCGGACCAGATCCACATGCTGAACGTTTCGTTCCTGGTTCCCGGCATGCGGCGCGAGTTCGGCGGCTGCGCGGGCAACATCGCCTACACGCTCAAGATGCTGGGCGGAGACCCCGTCGTGATGGCCACCGTGGGCCAGGACGCCGGCCCGTACCTGCAGTACCTGCGCGACCTGGGCATCGCCACCGATCACATCCGCACGCTGCCCGACACGTTCACGGCGCAGGCCATGATCACGACCG contains:
- the mpl gene encoding UDP-N-acetylmuramate:L-alanyl-gamma-D-glutamyl-meso-diaminopimelate ligase; amino-acid sequence: MHIHILGICGTFMGGLAVLARQAGHRVTGCDANVYPPMSTQLEAQGIDLIEGFDPAQISLSPDLYVIGNVVSRGNPLMEAILDRNLPYTSGPQWLGEHVLNGKWTLAVAGTHGKTTTTSMLSWLLEDAGYNPGFLVGGVPQNFGISARLTESDFFVIEADEYDTAFFDKRSKFVHYRPRTAILNNLEYDHADIFPDLAAIETQFHHLVRTVPGQGRLIVNGNEPALARVLERGCWSEVEQFGMGDWREGDARTPAPAGKDAFDVYFREELQGTVVWDLQGTHNRMNAIAAIAAARHVGVPPAQAIESLGRFANVKRRMEVRGVANGVTVYDDFAHHPTAIQTTLDGLRRRVGNARILAVLEPRSNTMKLGVMAAQLPASLEAADLVFGYGAPAGKDALGWNLGEALAPMGDKAAAFQDLDSLVAAVTAAAQPGDQVLVMSNGGFGGVHQKLLDAIKARA
- a CDS encoding UDP-N-acetylmuramate--alanine ligase codes for the protein MIAEDGADYATAKRKAARQLLGDARVAGEWLPDNDMIEEEVRAYQALFHGEDQPRIVALLRQLALLAMDDLAPFRPYLAGAVLNGTATEHSDVYIQCFCDSPKDVALHLLNAGVDFETSESRHFAGRADVETLSFLWRGQWPALREARQLAGEVRALLGSPVGIHIALYDADDERGAARADASGRVARADINAVRALVGETSGGH
- a CDS encoding TlpA disulfide reductase family protein — translated: MTASTPGSAPAPRSSLVIWIVVAIMAAAAGVLVANFALAPKQASDQAVESLFQAKMPDPSGTELDLSKFRGKTLVVNFWAPWCGPCVEEMPELTALHGEYAQRNVEFIGIGIDSASNIQEFLKKVPVKYPLAVAGFTGTELAKSFGNAQGGLPYTVVITPEGGVKYRKMGRVHADELRKELPGA
- the aroQ gene encoding type II 3-dehydroquinate dehydratase — protein: MSSSPAVSRSARYRKVLVLHGPNLNLLGTREPQTYGHTTLADINDALAKRAASAGIGLDTFQSNHEGALVDRVHAARGEGVDLVIINPAAFTHTSVALRDALAGVAIPFVEVHLSNVHRREPFRHHSYFSDQAIGVICGLGWQGYLLALEYALAQEQDS
- the accB gene encoding acetyl-CoA carboxylase biotin carboxyl carrier protein → MDLRKLKTLIDLVAESGISELEVTEGDGKVRIVKQPPQVLAPVAMPQFQAMPAAAAAPMAGAAAPAAAAEAAPQLPAGHVVTSPMVGTFYRAPSPGAAPFVNVGDTVKEGQTVCIIEAMKLLNEIECDKAGVIKEILVENGQAVEYGQPLFVIG
- the accC gene encoding acetyl-CoA carboxylase biotin carboxylase subunit, encoding MFEKILIANRGEIALRIQRACRELGIKTVVVYSEADKEAKYVKLADEAVCIGPAPSPLSYLNMPAIISAAEVTDAQAIHPGYGFLSENADFAERVEKSGFVFIGPTSDSIRLMGDKVSAKQAMIKSGVPCVPGSEGALPDDPKEILATARRVGYPVIIKAAGGGGGRGMRVVHTEAALINAVNMTREEAGRAFGNPEVYMEKFLENPRHVEIQILADQHKQAIWLGERDCSMQRRHQKVIEEAPAPHIPRRLIERIGDRCAEACKKIGYRGAGTFEFLYENNEFYFIEMNTRVQVEHPVTEMITGIDIVQEQIRIAYGEKLRFRQKDVELRGHALECRINAEDPFKFTPSPGRITAWHMPGGPGVRVDSHAYDGYFVPPNYDSMIGKIITYGATRDQAIARMRIALSEMVVDGILTNVPLHRELMLDANFVEGGTSIHYLEHRLAQKANAQGEKP
- the prmA gene encoding 50S ribosomal protein L11 methyltransferase, with amino-acid sequence MAFQECVIEIAQDQAEAWSDALFDLGALSVSVEDADADTPDEQPLFGEPGLEPTRLAWNRSRVVALFDEETDPALVVTAAANALKVDPVPQFVLRSVEDQDWVRLTQSQFEPIRVGEKIWVVPSWHDAPEPDAVILELDPGLAFGTGSHPTTRLCMQWLEQNVQPGETVLDYGCGSGILAIVAKKLGAGETIGIDIDPNAVEASRYNAERNRVEASFALPESVSEATYDLVVANILSNPLKVMAAMLSARVRPGGRLVLSGVLERQADEVAAAYAPWLAMSVWRSEEGWVCLHGTRPLTANRS
- a CDS encoding DUF3426 domain-containing protein; this encodes MAAAKLVTRCPACRTAFRLVADQLRLRQGLVRCGQCDTVFDAREHLIEVPAPAAASTASSTSSTTPASTAPAVSMAAALAHAEQTQATARAREDDAPFQPGFDPGYEVPALDSPTTMMSEPPADEEAPVQEPAEAAESVADGDAVSPEIVPDPEPEAEAEPEANVSPEATDAAIFAAEATEAPEADLRPESEASASASASAPASADIAPEAEVPLTEPPAPWPMLDHSAFDDEPVLAPSPAPHSSLAPAAAFAPKNPSGMPPYGAYSAKASWPPLRPADAPPSRPMAAEATEVAEATETPEPAAAASETLDSGLPQAVGTDADDAGAEVAAEATDASAHASDVTQVSADALPTPEPFPQADPVPSASGFLRAEDPADPEAEAWAAQARDVIEHDLGVTLRDGTPDAVARETTTRHWLNQGASASAAASSSTSASGPVFAPDFLRHTREREQARATGKKASMPGSRRTWLRAGAVVLGLGMLVQGVYLARSQIAGSMPVLRPVLEAACAPLGCDVPPWRDLDALRIDSSQLQKQDEATDVYLLAVTLRNQGRATTALPAIELVMTDLQDQLLLRRVLPPGEYLEPAQRAFATTGLRAGSELPVRVRFRTQQAAANYRVLIFYP
- the tpx gene encoding thiol peroxidase yields the protein MSNVTLGGNAIEVGGKFPHAGDKAPAFSLVGKDLKDVTLADFAGKRKVLNIVPSLDTPVCQASARKFNEAASSLDNTVVLTISADLPFAMGRFCTAEGLANVVTLSTMRGADFKNAYGVDIKSGPLAGVCARAVVVVDENDAVKYSELVPEIKQEPNYDAALAALK